The proteins below come from a single Pleuronectes platessa chromosome 3, fPlePla1.1, whole genome shotgun sequence genomic window:
- the dcaf15 gene encoding DDB1- and CUL4-associated factor 15 isoform X1, translating to MAPSSKSEKDDGKQKAQKRRKDHVVKLLMRGKLSGQFSQRLFRKLPPRVYVPLKNIVSEEFLRAGHIFLGFTKCGRYVLSYTSDCGEDDDFSFYSYHLYWWEFNLHSRLKQVHHVRLFAGEEIYSDLYLTVCEWPNDHSKIVIFGFNTRSSSSVLMNLMMSDENNRDIYITIASMPPPKPCSVCCPVPSATTIRTGSGECLEHGYLINSRYQVVYPFPTFQPAFQLKKDQVILLNTSYSLVACGISLCSGKEGQSSQILYTKRAALSSQTSSSPSSTSLASPSSLPQGSPESCLPPSRPVPIPTSPSQSQAAARAREFAADLFRRAQGGGGGGEGAGPKEAEGQQERETDEGEKEAAQTPGDKGLTGERRRERREEERRTSLPQASTSTARHSFNQCPEQGMSPESSSSSPSSPPTPSSSQEVGPCEPGYVNYSHLHYCLHQPGAAEQNTGGDAESYEDDKVQLPFTVTDLKGRNLQLVTGPHNGQSVCVEQLTLDFEYLINEVIRNDAAWAKQFCSFSDYDVVILEVCPETNTVMINIGLLLLAFSNSDEEHCRPNTYHSNLQVSWNLNTGVCCTVGVGDLTEVKGQTSGSVWSSYRKSCVNTVMKWLVPESTSRYINRMTNEALHKGSSLQVLADSDRCTWIVL from the exons ATGGCGCCCAGCTCGAAATCCGAGAAGGACGACGGCAAACAGAAGGCTCAGAAGAGACGCAAAGACCACGTCGTGAAGCTTCTCATGCGGGGGAAG ctgtcAGGTCAGTTTTCTCAGCGCCTGTTCAGGAAACTCCCACCTCGAGTGTATGTGCCTCTGAAAAACATCGTCAGCGAGGAGTTCTTGAGAGCAGG ACACATCTTTCTTGGCTTCACCAAATGTGGCCGCTATGTTCTGTCCTACACCAGCGATTGCGGAGAGGATGATGACTTCTCTTTCTATTCCTACCATCTCTATTGGTGGGAGTTCAATTTGCATAGTAGACTCAAACAG GTCCATCATGTGCGTCTGTTTGCGGGCGAGGAAATCTACAGTGACCTCTacctgactgtgtgtgagtggccAAATGACCACTCCAAAATAGTAATCTTTGGTTTCAA TACACGCAGCTCAAGCTCTGTTCTGATGAACCTGATGATGAGTGATGAGAACAACAGAGATATTTATATCACCATTGCCTCCATGCCGCCTCCTAAACCCTGCTCAGTCTGCTGCCCAGTTCCCTCAGCCACTACCATACGCACAG GGAGTGGCGAGTGTCTCGAGCATGGCTACCTGATCAACAGCAGGTACCAGGTGGTGTATCCCTTCCCCACTTTCCAGCCAGCTTTCCAGCTGAAGAAGGACCAGGTTATCCTGTTGAACACAAGCTACTCTCTGGTGGCCTGCGGCATCTCGCTCTGCTCAG GTAAGGAGGGTCAGTCATCACAGATCCTCTACACCAAGAGAGCAGCATTGTCAAGTCAAACCTCCTCATCTCCGTCCTCCACCTCCTTGGCCTCTCCTTCGTCGCTACCTCAGGGATCTCCCGAAAGTTGTCTGCCACCTAGCAGGCCTGTTCCGATCCCCACGTCTCCAAGCCAGTCGCAGGCAGCCGCGAGAGCCCGGGAGTTTGCAGCGGACCTCTTCAGGAGGgcgcagggaggaggaggaggtggagaaggagcaggGCCGAAGGAAGCTGAGGGCCAACAAGAGAGGGAAACTGATGAAGGTGAAAAAGAGGCAGcgcagacaccaggagacaaaGGGTTaactggagagaggaggagagagaggagggaggaggaaagacgGACTAGTTTACCACAAGCATCAACATCCACTGCGCGCCACAGTTTTAATCAGTGCCCGGAACAAGGGATGTCTCCTgaatcctcttcctcatcaccttcatctcctccaaCGCCGTCCTCATCCCAGGAGGTCGGACCCTGTGAGCCTGGATATGTGAACTACTCACACCTGCACTACTGCCTCCACCAGCCAGGGGCAGCAGAGCAGAATACAGGAGGTGACGCAGAGA GTTATGAAGATGATAAGGTTCAGCTGCCTTTCACAGTGACTGATCTAAAAGGGCGGAACCTGCAGCTGGTCACCGGGCCACACAATGGACAG agtgtgtgtgttgagcagcTGACTCTCGACTTTGAGTATCTGATCAATGAGGTGATCAGGAACGATGCTGCCTGGGCCAAACAGTTCTGTTCCTTCAGTGACTATGATGTGGTGATATTAGAG GTTTGCCCAGAGACCAACACTGTGATGATAAACATTGGTCTGCTGTTGCTGGCGTTCTCCAACTCGGATGAGGAGCACTGCAG GCCCAACACCTACCATTCCAATCTGCAGGTGAGCTGGAACTTAAACACAGGAGTGTGCTGCACTGTGGGTGTTGGAGACCTGacagaggttaaaggtcaaaccAG TGGGAGTGTGTGGAGCTCTTACAGGAAGTCCTGTGTAAACACAGTGATGAAGTGGCTGGTTCCTGAGAGCACCTCGCGCTACATCAATCGCATGACCAACGAAGCTCTACACAAAG GCTCGTCTCTGCAGGTGTTGGCCGACAGCGACAGATGTACCTGGATTGTATTATGA
- the dcaf15 gene encoding DDB1- and CUL4-associated factor 15 isoform X2 has protein sequence MAPSSKSEKDDGKQKAQKRRKDHVVKLLMRGKLSGQFSQRLFRKLPPRVYVPLKNIVSEEFLRAGHIFLGFTKCGRYVLSYTSDCGEDDDFSFYSYHLYWWEFNLHSRLKQVHHVRLFAGEEIYSDLYLTVCEWPNDHSKIVIFGFNTRSSSSVLMNLMMSDENNRDIYITIASMPPPKPCSVCCPVPSATTIRTGSGECLEHGYLINSRYQVVYPFPTFQPAFQLKKDQVILLNTSYSLVACGISLCSGKEGQSSQILYTKRAALSSQTSSSPSSTSLASPSSLPQGSPESCLPPSRPVPIPTSPSQSQAAARAREFAADLFRRAQGGGGGGEGAGPKEAEGQQERETDEGEKEAAQTPGDKGLTGERRRERREEERRTSLPQASTSTARHSFNQCPEQGMSPESSSSSPSSPPTPSSSQEVGPCEPGYVNYSHLHYCLHQPGAAEQNTGGYEDDKVQLPFTVTDLKGRNLQLVTGPHNGQSVCVEQLTLDFEYLINEVIRNDAAWAKQFCSFSDYDVVILEVCPETNTVMINIGLLLLAFSNSDEEHCRPNTYHSNLQVSWNLNTGVCCTVGVGDLTEVKGQTSGSVWSSYRKSCVNTVMKWLVPESTSRYINRMTNEALHKGSSLQVLADSDRCTWIVL, from the exons ATGGCGCCCAGCTCGAAATCCGAGAAGGACGACGGCAAACAGAAGGCTCAGAAGAGACGCAAAGACCACGTCGTGAAGCTTCTCATGCGGGGGAAG ctgtcAGGTCAGTTTTCTCAGCGCCTGTTCAGGAAACTCCCACCTCGAGTGTATGTGCCTCTGAAAAACATCGTCAGCGAGGAGTTCTTGAGAGCAGG ACACATCTTTCTTGGCTTCACCAAATGTGGCCGCTATGTTCTGTCCTACACCAGCGATTGCGGAGAGGATGATGACTTCTCTTTCTATTCCTACCATCTCTATTGGTGGGAGTTCAATTTGCATAGTAGACTCAAACAG GTCCATCATGTGCGTCTGTTTGCGGGCGAGGAAATCTACAGTGACCTCTacctgactgtgtgtgagtggccAAATGACCACTCCAAAATAGTAATCTTTGGTTTCAA TACACGCAGCTCAAGCTCTGTTCTGATGAACCTGATGATGAGTGATGAGAACAACAGAGATATTTATATCACCATTGCCTCCATGCCGCCTCCTAAACCCTGCTCAGTCTGCTGCCCAGTTCCCTCAGCCACTACCATACGCACAG GGAGTGGCGAGTGTCTCGAGCATGGCTACCTGATCAACAGCAGGTACCAGGTGGTGTATCCCTTCCCCACTTTCCAGCCAGCTTTCCAGCTGAAGAAGGACCAGGTTATCCTGTTGAACACAAGCTACTCTCTGGTGGCCTGCGGCATCTCGCTCTGCTCAG GTAAGGAGGGTCAGTCATCACAGATCCTCTACACCAAGAGAGCAGCATTGTCAAGTCAAACCTCCTCATCTCCGTCCTCCACCTCCTTGGCCTCTCCTTCGTCGCTACCTCAGGGATCTCCCGAAAGTTGTCTGCCACCTAGCAGGCCTGTTCCGATCCCCACGTCTCCAAGCCAGTCGCAGGCAGCCGCGAGAGCCCGGGAGTTTGCAGCGGACCTCTTCAGGAGGgcgcagggaggaggaggaggtggagaaggagcaggGCCGAAGGAAGCTGAGGGCCAACAAGAGAGGGAAACTGATGAAGGTGAAAAAGAGGCAGcgcagacaccaggagacaaaGGGTTaactggagagaggaggagagagaggagggaggaggaaagacgGACTAGTTTACCACAAGCATCAACATCCACTGCGCGCCACAGTTTTAATCAGTGCCCGGAACAAGGGATGTCTCCTgaatcctcttcctcatcaccttcatctcctccaaCGCCGTCCTCATCCCAGGAGGTCGGACCCTGTGAGCCTGGATATGTGAACTACTCACACCTGCACTACTGCCTCCACCAGCCAGGGGCAGCAGAGCAGAATACAGGAG GTTATGAAGATGATAAGGTTCAGCTGCCTTTCACAGTGACTGATCTAAAAGGGCGGAACCTGCAGCTGGTCACCGGGCCACACAATGGACAG agtgtgtgtgttgagcagcTGACTCTCGACTTTGAGTATCTGATCAATGAGGTGATCAGGAACGATGCTGCCTGGGCCAAACAGTTCTGTTCCTTCAGTGACTATGATGTGGTGATATTAGAG GTTTGCCCAGAGACCAACACTGTGATGATAAACATTGGTCTGCTGTTGCTGGCGTTCTCCAACTCGGATGAGGAGCACTGCAG GCCCAACACCTACCATTCCAATCTGCAGGTGAGCTGGAACTTAAACACAGGAGTGTGCTGCACTGTGGGTGTTGGAGACCTGacagaggttaaaggtcaaaccAG TGGGAGTGTGTGGAGCTCTTACAGGAAGTCCTGTGTAAACACAGTGATGAAGTGGCTGGTTCCTGAGAGCACCTCGCGCTACATCAATCGCATGACCAACGAAGCTCTACACAAAG GCTCGTCTCTGCAGGTGTTGGCCGACAGCGACAGATGTACCTGGATTGTATTATGA
- the khsrp gene encoding far upstream element-binding protein 2, which produces MSEYGGVPTNGVNAGMKNDAFADAVQRARQIAAKIGGDGVPSGSNNGGAESYPFTPQKRSLEEADEPDAKKVASQGERDSSLSIGAQLAALSQQSVRPSTMTEECNVPDAMVGLIIGRGGEQINKIQQDSGCKVQIAHDSAGLSERTVSLTGSPDAIGRAKALIDDIVSRGHESTNGQAGSMQEMIIPAGKAGLIIGKGGETIRQLQERAGVKMILIQDGSQPPNVDKPLRIIGDPYKVQQAKDMVNEILRERDHAGFGERSEYGPRMGGGGGGGGGGLGGGGGGGGGGGLGGGGGGGGGGGGIEIAVPRHSVGVVIGRNGEMIKKIQGDAGVKIQFKPDDGTGPEKIAHIMGPPDQCQHAASVITDLLQSIRAREEGGQGGPPGPGAGMPPGGRGRGRGQGNWGPPGGEMTFSIPAHKCGLVIGRGGENVKSINQQTGAFVEISRQPPPNGDPNFKLFIIRGSPQQIDHAKQLIEEKIEAPLCPVGGSPGPGGPGGPMGPYNPNPYNPGPPGGAPHGAAPGGPQYCPQGWGNNYQQWQAPGPHDPNKAAAAAAADPNAAWAAYYAQYYGQQPGGAMPGQAPGAAPAAPGDQSQAAQAQGGQPDYTKAWEEYYKKMGMAQPAGGAAAAAPVAAPAAAAVAGGGAAAGGQQDYSAAWAEYYRQQAAYYGQGGQAPGQPGGPQQGQQGQ; this is translated from the exons ATGTCTGAATACGGCGGTGTGCCGACGAACGGAGTCAATGCTGGGATGAAAAATGATGCTTTTGCCGACGCTGTACAACGAGCCAGACAG ATTGCAGCTAAGATCGGTGGAGACGGTGTCCCCTCAGGGAGCAACAACGGAGGAGCTGAGAGTTATCCATTCACACCACAAAAACGATCCTTGGAAGAAGCAG ATGAACCCGATGCCAAGAAGGTAGCATCACAGGGTGAAAGAGATTCTTCATTGT CTATTGGCGCTCAGCTCGCTGCTCTGTCCCAACAAAG TGTCAGGCCCTCTACAATGACTGAAGAGTGCAACGTGCCAGATGCCATGGTCGGCCTCA TCATTGGCCGAGGAGGGGAACAGATCAACAAAATACAACAGGATTCTGGCTGCAAGGTCCAGATTGCTCATG ACAGTGCAGGACTATCCGAAAGAACTGTTTCTCTGACAGGGTCACCGGATGCCATAGG GAGAGCCAAGGCCCTCATAGATGACATAGTGTCCAGGGGTCACGAGTCGACCAATGGGCAGGCAGGTTCGATGCAGGAGATGATCATCCCTGCCGGCAAGGCTGGCCTCATCATAGGCAAAGGAGGAGAGACCATCAGGCAGCTACAG GAGCGAGCTGGAGTTAAAATGATACTTATTCAAGATGGATCCCAGCCACCAAACGTAGATAAGCCCCTACGCATCATTGGAGATCcctacaaagtgcag caaGCAAAAGACATGGTCAATGAGATTCTACGAGAGAGGGATCATGCTGGTTTTGGAGAGAGGAGTGAATACGGACCAAGGATGGGAggcggcggcggaggaggaggaggcggattaggaggcggaggaggaggaggaggaggcggcggattaggaggaggaggcggtggtggtggtggtggcggcggcATCGAG ATAGCGGTGCCCCGCCACTCTGTGGGAGTTGTGATTGGTCGAAATGGGGAGATGATAAAGAAGATCCAGGGCGATGCTGGAGTGAAGATACAGTTTAAACCAG ATGATGGTACTGGTCCTGAAAAAATTGCCCATATTATGGGTCCGCCAGACCAGTGTCAGCATGCTGCATCGGTCATCACTGACCTGCTACAGAGCATCCGTGCCAGAGAGGAGGGTGGACAGGGG GGCCCCCCAGGTCCTGGTGCAGGTATGCCGCCTGGTGGTCGAGGGCGGGGTAGAGGCCAGGGTAACTGGGGTCCTCCTGGTGGAGAGATGACCTTCTCTATTCCGGCTCACAAATGTGGGCTTGTCATTGGCAGAGGAGGGGAGAACGTCAAGTCTATCAACCAGCAGACCGGTGCATTTGTTGAAATATCTCGTCAGCCACCTCCAAATGGTGACCCAAACTTCAAATTGTTCATCATCCGAGGGTCCCCACAACAGATTGACCATGCGAAGCAGCTCATAGAAGAGAAGATCGAG GCTCCATTGTGTCCAGTGGGTGGTAGTCCAGGTCCCGGAGGCCCAGGGGGTCCAATGGGTCCCTATAACCCCAATCCATATAACCCAGGCCCTCCTGGAGGTGCTCCCCA TGGAGCTGCACCTGGTGGCCCCCAGTACTGTCCTCAGGGTTGGGGAAATAACTATCAGCAATGGCAAGCCCCAGGCCCACATGACCCAA ataaagcagcagcagcagcagcagcagacccgAATGCAGCATGGGCAGCATACTATGCACAATATTATGGACAGCAGCCAGGAGGTGCCATGCCAGGCCAGGCTCCAGGAGCGGCCCCAGCAGCACCTGGAGACCAGAGCCAAGCAGCACAGGCCCAAGGAGGTCAGCCAGACTACACCAAGGCTTGGGAGGAGTACTACAAGAAGATGGGCATGG CTCAgccagctggaggagcagcggcAGCTGCTCCAGTTGCCGccccagcagcagcggcagtggcaggaggaggagctgcagctggaggccaGCAGGACTACAGTGCAGCCTGGGCTGAGTACTACAGACAGCAGGCTGCCTATTATGGACAGGGAGGGCAGGCACCAGGACAGCCAGGTGGTCCACAGCAGGGACAACAG GGCCAGTAA
- the LOC128436749 gene encoding calcium-binding mitochondrial carrier protein SCaMC-1 isoform X1, protein MGARRTWFPWVHCQGGESPGPDHDREKSYAELFDQLDLNKDGRIDIVELRTGLAGRGLSRGSFDRIVQTGDTNHDGVLDFEEFTEYLRTHEKQLKLMFSRLDRNNDGQVDAAEIQHCLRTIGVDISHEEATRILLRIDKDGTMTIDWNEWRDYFLFKPITNMEDVARYWKHSMMLDIGEQLTVPDDFSEEEKKSGYVWRQLMAGAIAGSVSRTGTAPLDRLKVFRQVHGSFMFSGNVLNSFQFMVKEGGLRSLWRGNGVNVLKIAPETAIKFTAYEQIKNVMRGSNETRTLRVHERFVAGSLAGATAQTAIYPMEVLKTRLTLRNTGQFSGIADCAKHILQKEGFTAFYKGYIPNLLSIVPYAGIDLAVYETLKFAWLNRNRGQADPGVMVLVGCGAVSSTCGQLASYPLALIRTRMQAQALVKGTPKPSMLALLHNIVTQEGFAGLYRGISPNLLKVVPAVSVSYVVYEYTRIILGVDIEGRREGKGKG, encoded by the exons ATGGGAGCCCGACGGACTTGGTTCCCGTGGGTTCACTGCCAGGGCGGTGAATCCCCTGGTCCAGACCACGACAGGGAGAAGAGCTATGCTGAGCTGTTTGATCAGCTGGACCTCAACAAAGATGGACGCATCGACATCGTTGAACTGCGGACAGGGCTGGCAGGTCGAGGGCTTTCCAGAGGCTCCTTTGATAGG ATTGTCCAGACTGGGGACACCAACCATGACGGAGTATTGGACTTTGAGGAGTTCACAGAGTATCTCCGCACCCATGAAAAACAGCTCAAACTCATGTTTAGCAGACTGGACAGGAATAATGATG GTCAGGTGGATGCAGCAGAGATCCAGCACTGTCTACGCACCATTGGTGTGGACATCAGTCACGAGGAAGCCACCAGGATTCTACTACG TATTGACAAGGATGGTACCATGACAATTGACTGGAATGAGTGGCGTGACTACTTCCTGTTTAAGCCCATCACTAATATGGAGGACGTGGCACGCTACTGGAAACACTCGATG ATGTTGGATATAGGGGAGCAGCTCACAGTCCCAGATGATTTttcagaagaggagaagaagtcgGGGTATGTGTGGCGGCAGCTGATGGCCGGAGCCATTGCTGGGTCTGTATCACGAACTGGAACCGCCCCCTTGGACCGCCTCAAAGTCTTTCGACAG GTTCATGGTTCCTTCATGTTCAGCGGCAACGTGCTGAACAGTTTTCAGTTCATGGTGAAAGAAGGAGGACTGCGGTCGTTGTGGAGAGGCAACGGAGTCAATGTTCTTAAAATTGCCCCAGAGACTGCAATCAAGTTCACAGCCTATGAGCAG ATCAAGAATGTGATGCGTGGCAGCAATGAAACAAGAACTCTGAGGGTTCATGAGAGGTTTGTTGCTGGCTCTCTTGCAGGAGCTACAGCACAGACGGCCATCTACCCAATGGAG GTGCTGAAAACTCGTCTCACACTGAGAAACACTGGTCAGTTCTCAGGAATCGCAGACTGTGCCAAACACATCCTACAGAAAGAAGGTTTCACGGCCTTCTACAAGGGCTACATACCCAATCTGCTGAGTATTGTCCCCTACGCTGGCATTGACCTGGCTGTCTATGAG ACTCTGAAGTTTGCCTGGCTGAACAGGAACAGAGGTCAGGCTGACCCAGGGGTCATGGTGCTGGTCGGCTGCGGTGCTGTGTCCAGCACCTGTGGACAGCTAGCAAGTTACCCACTGGCACTGATCCGCACCCGAATGCAGGCACAGG ctTTAGTGAAGGGAACCCCGAAACCCTCCATGTTGGCCTTGCTTCACAACATTGTTACTCAGGAGGGCTTCGCCGGACTTTATAGAGGAATTTCCCCCAACCTGCTGAAGGTCGTTCCTGCCGTCAGTGTGTCCTACGTTGTATACGAATACACAAGGATCATCCTGGGAGTGGACATCGAGGGTaggagggaagggaaggggaAAGGGTAG
- the LOC128436749 gene encoding calcium-binding mitochondrial carrier protein SCaMC-3 isoform X2, with product MLDIGEQLTVPDDFSEEEKKSGYVWRQLMAGAIAGSVSRTGTAPLDRLKVFRQVHGSFMFSGNVLNSFQFMVKEGGLRSLWRGNGVNVLKIAPETAIKFTAYEQIKNVMRGSNETRTLRVHERFVAGSLAGATAQTAIYPMEVLKTRLTLRNTGQFSGIADCAKHILQKEGFTAFYKGYIPNLLSIVPYAGIDLAVYETLKFAWLNRNRGQADPGVMVLVGCGAVSSTCGQLASYPLALIRTRMQAQALVKGTPKPSMLALLHNIVTQEGFAGLYRGISPNLLKVVPAVSVSYVVYEYTRIILGVDIEGRREGKGKG from the exons ATGTTGGATATAGGGGAGCAGCTCACAGTCCCAGATGATTTttcagaagaggagaagaagtcgGGGTATGTGTGGCGGCAGCTGATGGCCGGAGCCATTGCTGGGTCTGTATCACGAACTGGAACCGCCCCCTTGGACCGCCTCAAAGTCTTTCGACAG GTTCATGGTTCCTTCATGTTCAGCGGCAACGTGCTGAACAGTTTTCAGTTCATGGTGAAAGAAGGAGGACTGCGGTCGTTGTGGAGAGGCAACGGAGTCAATGTTCTTAAAATTGCCCCAGAGACTGCAATCAAGTTCACAGCCTATGAGCAG ATCAAGAATGTGATGCGTGGCAGCAATGAAACAAGAACTCTGAGGGTTCATGAGAGGTTTGTTGCTGGCTCTCTTGCAGGAGCTACAGCACAGACGGCCATCTACCCAATGGAG GTGCTGAAAACTCGTCTCACACTGAGAAACACTGGTCAGTTCTCAGGAATCGCAGACTGTGCCAAACACATCCTACAGAAAGAAGGTTTCACGGCCTTCTACAAGGGCTACATACCCAATCTGCTGAGTATTGTCCCCTACGCTGGCATTGACCTGGCTGTCTATGAG ACTCTGAAGTTTGCCTGGCTGAACAGGAACAGAGGTCAGGCTGACCCAGGGGTCATGGTGCTGGTCGGCTGCGGTGCTGTGTCCAGCACCTGTGGACAGCTAGCAAGTTACCCACTGGCACTGATCCGCACCCGAATGCAGGCACAGG ctTTAGTGAAGGGAACCCCGAAACCCTCCATGTTGGCCTTGCTTCACAACATTGTTACTCAGGAGGGCTTCGCCGGACTTTATAGAGGAATTTCCCCCAACCTGCTGAAGGTCGTTCCTGCCGTCAGTGTGTCCTACGTTGTATACGAATACACAAGGATCATCCTGGGAGTGGACATCGAGGGTaggagggaagggaaggggaAAGGGTAG
- the si:ch211-196h16.12 gene encoding regulator of G-protein signaling 5 → MCKGLSSLPSSCLEKAKEMRVMFGHLAETHHKQKDGKTLQDLETLLNSKGSLQAFRGFLRSEFSEENLEFWLACQNYRVLPSNLQKTKASGIYSQFINPDAPQEVNLDAETREALLSVMDSPCADTFKTAQQTIYNLMAKDSFPRFRRSHHCVEAIRAF, encoded by the exons ATGTGTAAAGGACTCTCCTCCCTGCCCTCCTCATGCCTGGAGAA ggcaAAAGAGATGCGGGTGATGTTTGGCCATCTGGCTGAGACACACCACAAGCAAAA GGATGGGAAAACTCTTCAGGACCTGGAAACTCTGCTAAACAGCAAAG GGAGCCTGCAGGCGTTTCGTGGGTTCCTGCGTTCAGAGTTCAGTGAGGAGAACCTGGAGTTCTGGCTGGCGTGTCAGAACTACAGGGTTTTGCCCTCAAACCTGCAAAAGACCAAGGCCAGCGGCATCTACAGCCAGTTTATCAACCCTGATGCACCGCAGGAG GTCAACCTTGACGCGGAGACCCGTGAGGCTCTGCTGAGTGTGATGGACTCTCCGTGTGCCGACACGTTCAAGACGGCACAGCAGACGATCTACAACCTGATGGCTAAAGACTCCTTCCCTCGCTTCCGGCGCTCCCACCACTGCGTAGAAGCCATTAGGGCTTTTTAA
- the c3h19orf53 gene encoding leydig cell tumor 10 kDa protein homolog gives MAQGSLKFKEKRPASTKKPHHNKQKGPKKGARTIAPKKSHVVEQQKLKKCLEVAIRNNIEREVTHKASTSLHKPLSVVKGAEVQSKPGAVRPATSSK, from the exons ATGGCGCAGGGCTCACTGAAGTTTAAAGAGAAGCGGCCTGCAAGCACCAAGAAGCCTCATCACAACAAACAGAAAGGGCCGAAGAAAGGAG CGAGGACCATTGCACCCAAGAAGTCTCATGTGGTTGAGCAGCAGAAACTGAAGAAG TGTCTGGAAGTGGCCATCAGGAACAACATCGAGAGGGAGGTGACCCACAAGGCCAGCACTTCCCTCCATAAGCCGCTGAGTGTGGTTAAAGGGGCAGAAGTTCAGAGCAAACCAGGAGCAGTCCGGCCAGCAACCAGCTCCAAATAG